In Pseudohongiella acticola, the sequence ACGCCCGTGTCCGGCAACTCTGGTAACAGTTCCAGACTGCCTCCTCCGATCACCTCGTCGTCCGGCACCACCAGCATGACGTGTCGTGTCCGGTCCATCTGTGCCAGGGGTCGGGCTCTGATCAGGGCAAATGGCTGGCCCGGGTCATGAAACACACGAGTCACTTCAGCGACTGGATAGTCCTTGGGATAACGCTGCCCCAGCCCTGAGCTGACCAGCAGGTCGCCGACCACAATATCCGCAGTGTCCGGTACGTATTCAAGCTCCAGCCCGGGCACATCGCCTCTGCCGCCACGGGCGATGGCACGCTCGCCATTGCGATTGACCTGCACCGGGGTGCCGTGACGGGAATCCGTGATCAGCAGCACCCAACTGGTAAATGGCAGCACTTCGACCACCTGCCCCATCAGACCATGGGCATCCAGAATGGCCTGGCCTTCAAAAACACCGTTATGCGCGCCACGGTTGATCAGCACCCGACGGGAACCCGGATCATTGGAGACATTGATGATTTCTGCGGTGATGACACGCCCCTGCACGGCCTGTGATGCTTCCTGAAGTTCGCGCAGACGACTGTTCTCACTGGCCAGACCGGCCAATAGCTGCAACTCGCGCTGGGCGAACAGCAACTCCTGACGCAACTGTGCGTTTTCTTCAATGAGGTCGCGCTGGGACACAAATACATCGTCAATCCACGACGACGCGCGGGCGGGAATGTCCGCCACCCAATACACCGGTGTACTGACATAGGCGACGGTGTAGCGAACACGATCCAGGTAGTCGAACCGCGAATCGGCAAACATGACGCCAAGCGATAGCGCCATGAACACCAGCAGACGATACTCCAGCGACACCCCTTTGATAAATAAGGTTTTAATAGCAGAACCTCAGCCTGTTCAGCATTAGTCAACTGGTTGGCGTTAGATCCCGGACAGCAGATTCGGCCGGGACCGGGTATTCCACTCCGGAACCAGCACTCTGATTCCGGAGCCATGAATCACTCGAGCGTGAGCGCATCCATTTCGTTGGAATCCATCAGCTCCATGGCCTTGCCGCCGCCCCGCGCCACACAGGTCAGCGGGTCATCAGCAACAATCACGGGCAGGCCCGTCTCTTCCGACAGCAACTTGTCCAGGTCTTTCAACAACGCTCCGCCACCGGTCAGCACCATGCCGCTCTCGGCAATATCGGATGCCAGTTCCGGCGGAGACTGTTCCAGCGCACTCTTCACCGCCTGCACAATGGCTGACAGGGTTTCCTGCAGCGCTTCGAGGATCTCATCGCTATTCAGCGTAAAACTGCGTGGCACACCTTCGGCCAGATTACGGCCGCGCACGTCGATTTCACGCAGCACGCCTTCTGACGGATAGGCACAACCAATTTCCTTTTTGATGCGCTCGGCAGTGGCATCCCCGATCAGGCTGCCATAGTTGCGGCGCACATGCGTAATAATGGCTTCATCAAAACGATCACCACCGACACGAACCGATTCAGCATAAACCACGCCATTCAGAGAAATAATGGCAATTTCGGTAGTCCCGCCACCGATATCAACCACCATTGAACCACTGGGTTTCTCCACCGGCAGTCCTGCACCAATGGCGGCCGCCATGGGTTCTTCGATCAGACGTACTTCCCGGGCCCCGGCACTGATAACAGACTCACGGATGGCGCGGCGCTCAACCTGGGTGGACTTGCAGGGCACACACACCAGCACACGCGGGCTGGGCGGGAAAAAGCTGTTTTCGTGCACTTTGCTGATAAAATGCTGCAACATCTTCTCGGTCACCTGAAAATCGGCAATCACGCCGTCCTTCATCGGTCGGATGGCCGTGATGTTGCCCGGCGTCCGGCCCAGCATGCGTTTGGCGTCGGCACCGACCGCAGTCACCGTTTTCTGGCCATTGTGGTTACGGATCGCAACAACGGAAGGCTCATTCAGGACAATGCCTTCTCCACGCACGTAAATCAGTGTATTCGCCGTGCCCAGGTCAATTGACAGATCGTTGGAGAACATTCCCCTTATTTTTTTGAACATTGAATTCTTGCTTACCTCAACAATAATCGGAACGGTCCGGGAGCCGGACCCGTTAACCTGCTCTTACAGCAGACAGACAAAACGAGTGACAGTTCCGCCCGGAAAATCGCCCTCAGGATCGATCTTCGACGGAACCAGCGCAAACCTGGAAGGAAACTGTTGCCTCAGACCGGTCATAATCCCGTATAATCACGGCTTCTCCAGCAAATAGATACGCACTCTAGCAATGCTCATGTATTAGGGCAAGTATCAAAAACATTCCGGTGTCGGGCTTGAGTCAAGAACCTGGCAGGCCCGGTATTATCGCATACTCAGGAGCCTTTTGATGGCCTTAGACAACACAGACGTGGAAAAAATTGCGCATCTGGCACGACTGCAGATCAGCGAGTCAGACACCCTGGAAGTTGCCCAGCGAATCTCCAACATTCTCAATATGATCGACCAGATGCAAAATGTGGACACATCCCAGGTGGCGCCCATGGCACATCCTTTCGATGCCACCCAGCGGCTGCGCCCGGACGTCGTCACCGAAACCAATCAGCGCGACCAATACCAGAAGATTGCACCGGCCACACAGGACGGTCTGTATCTGGTCCCCAAGGTCATTGAATGACCCCGCCCGGTGTTGCCTGCCCGGCCCCGCTCGCACTTTGACAACAACATCGCTGACTGCTGACATTCATCAGATCAGGCAAGGATACAGACGCATATGTTAAGCAAAACCGTTGCTGAACTGGCCACCGCACTGGCCAAAAAGGAAGTGTCCAGTGTAGAACTGACACAGGCCTACCTGGATCGTATCGCACAACTGAACCCGGCACTGAATGCCTACGTGACGACAACGCCGGAACTGGCACTCAGCCAGGCGGCTGCGGCCGATGCCCAACGTGCCGCTGGCAATGCCACACCATTTACCGGCATTCCTGTCGCCCACAAGGACATCTTCTGCACGCGCGACGTACTGACCGCCTGCGGCTCACGCATGCTCGCCAACTTCACCTCTCCCTACGATGCCTGTGTTGTCGAACGCCTGCAGAGCGCCGGCGCGGTAATGCTCGGGAAAACCAACATGGATGAGTTCGCCATGGGGTCATCCAACGAAACCAGTTATTTTGGTGCGGTTCACAACCCCTGGGACCAGGACCGCGTGCCAGGCGGCTCTTCCGGCGGCTCTGCTGCAGCCGTTGCCGCCGACCTCTGTGCCATCGCCACCGGCACCGACACCGGCGGATCAATTCGCCAGCCCGCGTCCTTCTGCGGCATCACCGGCCTGAAGCCAACCTATGGCCGTGTTTCTCGCTGGGGCATGATCGCGTTTGCCTCCAGCCTGGATCAGGCTGGCCCACTCAGCAAGAGCGCCGAGGATGCCGCCCTGATGATGAACGTCATCGCTGGCGCCGATGCCCGAGACTCGACCTGCCTGGATATCCCGGCAGAAGATTTCAGCGCGCAATTGAACCAGCCACTGACCGGTCTGCGCATAGGTCTGCCGCGAGAACATTTCAGCGACGGCCTCAGTTCGCAGGTACAGGAAATTCTGCAACTGGCCATCAAGACACTGGAAAGCCTGGGCGCTACCGTCAAGACAGTGGAGTTGCCTAACAACCATCTGTCGGTGCCTGCCTACTACGTTATTGCACCCGCGGAGGCTTCAGCCAATCTGTCGCGTTTCGACGGCGCCCGCTTCGGCTACCGCTGCGAGAACCCGGTTAACCTGGAAGACATGTACAAGCGCAGTCGTGGTGAAGGTTTCGGCGACGAAGTCAAACGTCGCATCATGGTTGGCACCTACGCTCTGTCCGCCGGCTATTATGATGCCTACTACAAACAGGCGCAGAAAATTCGCCGCCTGATCAAGCAGGATTTTGACACAGCGTTCAAGGACGTTGATCTGATTCTCGGCCCAACCTCGCCGCACACTGCATTCAAACTCGGCGAGAAGAACAGCGACCCGGTCACCATGTATCTGGAAGACATCTACACCATCGCCGTTAATCTGGCGGGCCTGCCCGGTATTTCACTGCCCGCGGGCATGCTGGGTGGTCTGCCCATTGGCATGCAACTGGTGGGACCGGCGTTGTCCGAGTCACGTCTGCTTAATGTGGCACATCAGTTCCAGTTAAACACTGACTGGCACACACAAAGACCGGAGGTATAACACATGACCTGGGAAACCGTTATCGGTCTGGAAGTACATGTACAACTTGCAACACAGAGCAAACTGTTTTCGGGCAGCAGCACACGATTTGGCGCTGCCCCCAACACCCAGGCCAGCCTGTATGATCTCGCCATGCCCGGTACACTGCCGGTAATGAACGAAGAAGTTCTTCGCATGGCGGTCAGCTTTGGCCTGGCGGTGGACGCCGAGATCGGTCAGCGCTCTGTTTTTGACCGAAAGAACTATTTTTACCCTGACCTGCCCAAAGGTTATCAGATTAGCCAGCTTGACCTGCCCACGGTGGGTCGCGGCACGCTCAAGATCCAGCTTGAGGATGGCAGCGAAAAAATCATTGCCATTACCCGCGCGCACATTGAGGAGGACGCCGGCAAGTCCCTGCACGAAGATTTCCAGGGCATGTCCGGTATCGACCTGAACAGGGCCGGTACGCCGTTGCTGGAGATTGTGTCCGACCCCGACCTGCGCAACGCCAAGGAGGCCGTGGCCTATCTGAAGAAGCTGCACTCCATCATTCTTTACCTGGGCATTTCCGATGGCAACATGGCACAGGGTTCCATGCGCTGCGATGCCAACGTGTCGATCCGCAAAAAAGGAGACACGGAATTCGGTACGCGAACCGAAATCAAGAACGTCAACTCGTTCCGGTTTGTGGAAAAGGCCATTAACTACGAAGTACAGCGCCAGATCGAGATTCTGGAAGACGGTGGTCGCATTGTGCAGGAAACCCGCCTGTACGATTCAGACAAGGACGAAACCCGTTCCATGCGCAGCAAGGAAGTTGCCAACGACTACCGTTATTTCCCCGAGCCCGACCTGCTGCCGCTGGTGATCGACGATGCCTTTATTGAGGCCGTGCGGGCCACTCTGCCGGAGCTGCCGGGCGCCCGGTGCCAGCGCTTTGTGTCGCAGTACGGGCTCAGCGAATATGATGCTGACGTGTTGACCAGTAGCCGGGACATGGCTGAATACTTTGAGGCCGTGGCAGGTCTGTGTGGCGACGCCAAGCTGTCAGCCAACTGGGTTACTGCCGACCTGCTGGGCCTGCTCAACAAGCAGGATCTGAGCATCGACCAGTCGCCGATCAGCCCTGAATCACTGGGCATGCTGATCAGCCGCATCAAGGACAACACGATTTCCGGCAAGATTGCCAAAACCGTATTCGAAGCACTGAGTGAAGGCGAAACCGATGTTGACACCATCATCGAATCGCGTGGCCTGAAGCAGGTCACCGATACCGGGGCCATCGAAGCCTTGGTGGATGATGTGATCGCGGCCAATCCGGACCAGGTGGCACAGTATCGCGGCGGCAAGGAAGCAGTGTTCGGTTTTTTTGTTGGTCAGGCCATGAAACTGTCCAAGGGCAAAGCCAATCCGGCTCAACTCAACGAATTATTGCGCAAGAAACTGAGCGCGTGAAGGTGTTCCAATGATTGAAGAGAAAAAAACAGGCAAAGAAAGAACCCAGCCCGCCACACGCAACGAAGAGTGGTCGGACGAGCGTATTCAGGGGTTTCTTGAATTGGAACCGCCGGCCGGTGTACCGGCGGACTATCACATTCTGACCAAAGCCTATCGCGGCATGTTACCTGAGCACTTCAGCCGGTTTGTGCCGTTTTTTGTTGCCGCCGGACACGACATCAATGTGACCCTGTCCGATGGCACAACCTTTCTGGATCATGTGGCCCAGCATCGCGCGGCAACACCCTACATGGAAGTGCTGGAAGCGGCTGGCGCCAAATCCGGCAAACCGGCCTGACACCCACGGACGCACTCGCGCTACTGTTCCTTCATGGCGCTGAACGCTTCAGCGCCGAGGGCGGGGTTTACCGGAGCCGCCTTTGCCGCCACCGCTTCTGCCACCTCGTGCTGAGGGCTTGGATTCATCCTTGAAATGCGATGGCCGGGTAAAGGCCGGTGGCTCTGCCAGCAGATCTGCTTCTGGGTAAACACAGGGCAACTTCTGTCCCAGTTTGTCTTCGATATTGGGCAGCAGAAATGAATCCTCTTCACAGGCAAAGCTGATTGAGGTGCCGATGGCCCCGGCGCGCCCGGTGCGACCAATACGATGCACATAGTCTTCGGCTTCTTCGGGCAGGCTGTAATTGATGACATGGCTGACATCATCGATATGCAGGCCGCGACCGGCAACATCGGTTGCGACCAGCACCTGAATATCGCCATCACGGAATGCCTCCAGCGTTTTTACACGTTTATTCTGCGCTACTTCACCGGACAATAATCCGCAACTGACGCCGTTTCTATACAGGCTGTCTGCCAATTTGCGCACCTGGTCCCGGCGATTGTTAAAGACAATGACCTTGTCGGCGCCGTCAGCCTTGATGATGTTATAGAGCAATTTGTATTTATCTCCCGTGGTCACCAGATACACGATCTGTTCAATGGTGTCGGTCGCAACACGTTCCGGTGCAATCTCGATCATCACCGGGTCCATAGCCCAGCGCGAGGTCAGCTCGATAATTTCTGGCGTAAACGTGGCGCTGAACAACAGTGTCTGGCGGCAGTCCTTGTGCGGTGTGCGACTGACAATGGTGCGCACCTGGGGAATGAACCCCATGTCCAGCATTCGGTCAGCCTCATCAATCACCAGGATCTCGACGAGCCCAAGATAAAGCTGATCGTTCTGCAGGAAATCAATCAGGCGGCCCGGTGTTGCCACCACAATATCAACCGGTCGTGAGTCCACCGCCGCCAGTTGCTTCTTGTAATCCTCGCCTCCCACCATCGCCACGACATGAAGCCCGCAGCCTTTGCTGAGGTTCTGGGCATCGCTGGCAATCTGCATCACCAGTTCGCGTGTAGGCGCCAGAATCAATGCCCGCGGCTCGCCAATAAAGCGCTCTTCCGTGACCGGGTTCTTTAGCAGATCATTGATAATGGTAATCAGAAACGCTGCTGTTTTGCCGGTGCCGGTTTGTGCTTTGCCGGTGACATCAAAACCACGCAGCGTATAACGCAGGCTCTGTGCCTGAATGGGTGTACAGAACTTGTACCCCAGCTCCTTGATGGCGCGCTCCAGTGGTTTCTCCAGTTTAAACTGGCTAAATGGGATATCAGGCACCACCGGCGGCGCATCAACTGCCGCGTCGGGTTGAGGGCCTTCCTCAGCGGAGGAAGCGTCTTCCGCAGCAGCACTGGCATTGATGGTGGCAGCCTGGACAACGGCCTCGCTCATCTGTCCGGCTTTATCCGCTGATGGCTCTTTATGCGCTGAGGGCTCTTTATCCGCTAAGGGCTCTTTATTTGCTGAGGGCTCTTTATTTTCAACAGAGTCCGTGGTCTCGGCCGACTCTTTGTTTTCAGTGTTCTGCATGTATGACAACCTTTATAAATCTGTTCAGGAAGCGCCCGCCCCACATACTTTACATGCAGGGTCACGCGGCAAACGCAATTCTCGCCAAGTGGAACTCATGGCATCAAACAATAACAAACGCCCACACAGGCTCTTGCCCATGCCGGATAAAACCTTGATCGCCTCCAGTGCCTGCATACTGCCGATGACGCCAACCACAGGCGCCAGCACACCATTACGGGCACAGCTCATCTGCTCATCGTCGCCGTCCTGATACAGACACTGATAACACGGACTGTCAGGCTGACGACTGTCAAACACCGCCACCTGACCTTCCAGACGGATCGCAGCCCCGGAAACCAGCGCCACCTTGTGCTTTACACAGACCGCGTTGATGGCAAAACGTGTACTAAAATTGTCGCAGGCATCAACAACCAGGTCGACCGGTCGCCCGATCAGTTTTTCCAGTAACGTTCTGTCGACGCGCTCATTAACTGTCGTTATCTTAACATCCGAATTCAATGCCAGCAGTGTCTGGCGGGCGGACTCAACTTTACTGCCACCAAGCGCACTCTCTCGGTGCGCCACCTGTCGCTGCAGATTGCTGATCTCCACGACATCGTCGTCAACAAGAATCAGATGCCCGACACCCGCCGCGGCCAGATACATGGCCACCGGGCTGCCAAGCCCACCCACGCCAACCACCAGTACCGTCGCGTTCAGCAACCGGGTCTGCCCCTCTACATCAAAAGCGGGCAACATAATCTGTCGACTATAGCGCAATAACTGCTCATCACGCATATGTGTTTTCTCCCGATTCTGCAAATTGCCCCAGCGTCACGCGCTCATGGCCAGCCAGATCGCACTCGCTGCGCACTTTCCGGAAACCTGCTGTCGCCAGTAATGCACGCACCTCGGCGCCCTGTTGATAGCCGTGTTCAAGCAACAGATAACCGTCCTCACGTAGCTTGTGTCCGGCCTGTTGGCAGATTGTCGCCAGATCACTCAAACCACGGCTATCGGCAACCAGCGCAGTGCGTGGTTCGAATGGCAGACCGCCGAGCTCAAGATGTGGATCACCCGCGTCAATGTAGGGCGGATTGCTGATAATCATGTCAAAGCGAGTGTCGGCTGGCAACGCCTCGCACCAGTCGCCAACACTGAATTTGACCTGAGTCAGATTGAGCTGCACCGCATTGTCGCGGGCAACCTGCAGCGCCTGCTCACTGCGATCGGTCGCGTAAATGTGCCAGTGCGCCCGCTCGCTGGCCAATGCCAGGGCGATGGCGCCACTACCGGTGCCCAGGTCTGCCACGGTCAGAGCGGGGTCCGCGCGGCTGGTGCCGGGCTCCCGATTCATTATCTGACCCGTCTCCTGCCCCATCTCAAGACCCAGATTCAATGCCAGCTCCACCAACAACTCCGTTTCCGGCCGGGGTATCAGCACCGCAGGCGTGACCTTCAGGTCCAGCGTCCAGAAGCCGCGTTGACCGGTCAGGTAGGCGACCGGTTCGCCCGCAGCCCGCCGCACCACCAGCGCCTCGAACACAGCATGCTGGTCCTCGCTTAAATCGGTATCGGCATGACTGAACAGATAGCTTCGCGTTTTATGCAACACAAAGGCCAGCAGCACATCAGCATCAAGCTTTGCGCTGTCACTGGTTTTCAGAGCAGAGACCGCCTGATCCAGAGCCTGACGAATGCTGACCATCACAGGCTCACGCGGCCAGCTCGGCAAGCAGATCGGCCTGGTATTCATGCACCAGTGGCTGGATAACCACATCCAGCTGCCCTTCCACGACCTCGGCCAGTTTGTACAAGGTCAGGTTGATGCGATGATCGGTGACACGCCCTTGAGGAAAATTATAGGTCCGGATTCGCTCCGAACGATCACCGGAGCCAACCAGCAGGCGCCGTGCATCTGATTGCTGTTTGTCAGCCGCCTGCTGTGCCATGTCATTAAGGCGCGCGCTAAGCAGGGACATGGCACGCGCCCTGTTCTTGTGCTGCGAGCGCTCATCCTGGCATTCCACCACCATACCCGTGGGCAGGTGAGTGATACGAATTGCGGAATCGGTTTTATTGACGTGCTGACCACCGGCGCCACTGGCCCGGAAGGTGTCGATACGCAGATCGCCTTTGTTCAGCTCAATCTCTTCCAGCTCATCGGCCGCCGGCAGAATCGCCACGGTACAGGCAGAGGTATGAATACGCCCCTGAGTTTCTGTCTCGGGCACACGCTGAACCCGGTGTGCGCCTGACTCAAATTTCAGCTGACCGTAGACCTGCCTGCCTTCAATGCGGCAGATAACTTCCTTGAAACCGCCATGTTCGCCAGCGCGCTGGCTGATGATTTCCATCTGCCAGCCCTTGAGTTCGGCATAACGTGCATACATCCGGTGCAGGTCACCTGCGAACAGCGCAGCCTCATCGCCGCCAGTGCCAGCACGAATCTCCAGAAACACATTCATGCTGTCTTTTTCGTCCTTGGGCAGCAGCAGTTTCTGCAGGCTCAGCTCCAGTGTTTCAATAGCCTGGCGCAACTGTTTACATTCTTCGTCGGCCATCTCGCGAATATCGGGGTCTGCGTCACGCTGCATTTCCTGCGCCTGCACAAGCCCGGTCTGCGCTTCAAGGTAGGTTTCAAACTCACGCACGACTGGTTCGATGTCGGCAAATTCACGCGACAGGGCACGAAAGCGATCCTGGTCGGCGATGGTTTCGGCGTCACTGAGCAGGGCCTGCAGCTCCTGGCAGCGTTCGGCCAGGTGTTCCAGTTTTTGATAGATTGATGCTTTCATGATTTATTCACCCAACTCATACAGTTCCTGCGTCAGGCGAACCAGATCTTCACGGCCCTCGGCACTGGCCTTCTTCATTTGCACACTGGGTGAATGAATCAGCTTATTGGTGATACTGCGCGCCAGTGCTTCCAACACCTGCTCTGCCGGCATGCCCTTTTCCAGCGCCTTTAGCGCTTTCTCCAGTTCCAGCTGACGCGTTTGGTCCGCCTTCTCGCGAAATGCGCGCAGCGTCGCCACCGCGCTCAGCGCGCGCAATTGACGCAGATACTCATCGACGCCGCGCTCGATAATGGCACTTGCCTGCTCGGCGGCCAGCGCGCGGCTTTTGACATTGTCCTCAATCACATCACGGATATCATCGACACTGTACAGATAGGCATCACTGATCTGGCCGACTTCCGGCTCGATATCCCGCGGCACCGCCAGGTCCACCAATAACATGGGTTTGTGGCGACGTTTTTTGATGGCACGCTCAACCGCGCCCTTGCCCAGCAGTGGTAACTGACTGTTGGTCGAGGACACCACAATATCGGCCTGTTCAAGCTCATCCGGTATATCCGACAACAACACTCCGCGCGCGCCAAACTTGTCACCCAGCTTGACCGCGTTCTGCAGGGTACGATTGGCCACGACGATACTGCGCACGCCCCGGTCGGTCAGGTGCCGGGCGACCAGTTCGATGGTGTGGCCGGCGCCAATCAGCAGCGCGTGCAGACTGCCCAGGTCCGAGAATATCTGCTCCGCCAGCGTGACCGCGGCATATGCCACTGATACCGGGTTTTCGCCGATCGCAGTATCGGTGCGTACCTCTTTGGCAATGGAGAAAGCTTCCTGGAACGCTCGCGACAGCTCAGCTTTGGCGACGCCCAGCTCTTTGGCAACGGCATAGGCGGATTTGATCTGACCCAGAATCTGCGGCTCACCCAGCACCATCGAATCCAGTCCGCAGGCAACACGCATCAGATGGCGAATGACATCATCGCGCCAGTGAAAATAACTGCAGGCACTCAAGTCAGCAGCGTCAACACCGTGATAATGACTCAGCCAGAGCAACAGTTTTTGCTGCTCAAGCACCAGACGCGCCGGGTCGACACCGGCATCGCCAACAACCTGATTGCTGTCGCTTGCCATCAGCGCAGCGTCCGCCACAGGTCCACCCAGGTCGATATCAACGTACAACTCAGTACGGTTGCAGGTGGAAACAATCACCGCTTCCCGGACATGCTCCAGGGCAGTCACGCGCTGCATCGCATCGGCCATTTTTTCCGGCGGAAACGCAACCTGCTCCCGTAAGGAAACATTGGCGGTATTGTGATTGATGCCGAGCAGAACCAGCGCCATAGAGAGCCTTGCTGAAAAAATGCGCTATCTTACTAAAAGTTGGGGTCGTTTTCCTGCTTTTAACACAAACCATTATCCGGTCTGGCATGAACACTCACAAAAACAGGAC encodes:
- the mreC gene encoding rod shape-determining protein MreC; the protein is MSLEYRLLVFMALSLGVMFADSRFDYLDRVRYTVAYVSTPVYWVADIPARASSWIDDVFVSQRDLIEENAQLRQELLFAQRELQLLAGLASENSRLRELQEASQAVQGRVITAEIINVSNDPGSRRVLINRGAHNGVFEGQAILDAHGLMGQVVEVLPFTSWVLLITDSRHGTPVQVNRNGERAIARGGRGDVPGLELEYVPDTADIVVGDLLVSSGLGQRYPKDYPVAEVTRVFHDPGQPFALIRARPLAQMDRTRHVMLVVPDDEVIGGGSLELLPELPDTGVVNDADGEAQAAESQNIEPQATDPQATDPQATDSQTADSQPAEAVAPADAAPVDAAESEAAATPTTTQGDV
- the prmC gene encoding peptide chain release factor N(5)-glutamine methyltransferase — encoded protein: MVSIRQALDQAVSALKTSDSAKLDADVLLAFVLHKTRSYLFSHADTDLSEDQHAVFEALVVRRAAGEPVAYLTGQRGFWTLDLKVTPAVLIPRPETELLVELALNLGLEMGQETGQIMNREPGTSRADPALTVADLGTGSGAIALALASERAHWHIYATDRSEQALQVARDNAVQLNLTQVKFSVGDWCEALPADTRFDMIISNPPYIDAGDPHLELGGLPFEPRTALVADSRGLSDLATICQQAGHKLREDGYLLLEHGYQQGAEVRALLATAGFRKVRSECDLAGHERVTLGQFAESGENTYA
- the prfA gene encoding peptide chain release factor 1, which translates into the protein MKASIYQKLEHLAERCQELQALLSDAETIADQDRFRALSREFADIEPVVREFETYLEAQTGLVQAQEMQRDADPDIREMADEECKQLRQAIETLELSLQKLLLPKDEKDSMNVFLEIRAGTGGDEAALFAGDLHRMYARYAELKGWQMEIISQRAGEHGGFKEVICRIEGRQVYGQLKFESGAHRVQRVPETETQGRIHTSACTVAILPAADELEEIELNKGDLRIDTFRASGAGGQHVNKTDSAIRITHLPTGMVVECQDERSQHKNRARAMSLLSARLNDMAQQAADKQQSDARRLLVGSGDRSERIRTYNFPQGRVTDHRINLTLYKLAEVVEGQLDVVIQPLVHEYQADLLAELAA
- the gatA gene encoding Asp-tRNA(Asn)/Glu-tRNA(Gln) amidotransferase subunit GatA; translated protein: MLSKTVAELATALAKKEVSSVELTQAYLDRIAQLNPALNAYVTTTPELALSQAAAADAQRAAGNATPFTGIPVAHKDIFCTRDVLTACGSRMLANFTSPYDACVVERLQSAGAVMLGKTNMDEFAMGSSNETSYFGAVHNPWDQDRVPGGSSGGSAAAVAADLCAIATGTDTGGSIRQPASFCGITGLKPTYGRVSRWGMIAFASSLDQAGPLSKSAEDAALMMNVIAGADARDSTCLDIPAEDFSAQLNQPLTGLRIGLPREHFSDGLSSQVQEILQLAIKTLESLGATVKTVELPNNHLSVPAYYVIAPAEASANLSRFDGARFGYRCENPVNLEDMYKRSRGEGFGDEVKRRIMVGTYALSAGYYDAYYKQAQKIRRLIKQDFDTAFKDVDLILGPTSPHTAFKLGEKNSDPVTMYLEDIYTIAVNLAGLPGISLPAGMLGGLPIGMQLVGPALSESRLLNVAHQFQLNTDWHTQRPEV
- the rhlB gene encoding ATP-dependent RNA helicase RhlB, producing the protein MQNTENKESAETTDSVENKEPSANKEPLADKEPSAHKEPSADKAGQMSEAVVQAATINASAAAEDASSAEEGPQPDAAVDAPPVVPDIPFSQFKLEKPLERAIKELGYKFCTPIQAQSLRYTLRGFDVTGKAQTGTGKTAAFLITIINDLLKNPVTEERFIGEPRALILAPTRELVMQIASDAQNLSKGCGLHVVAMVGGEDYKKQLAAVDSRPVDIVVATPGRLIDFLQNDQLYLGLVEILVIDEADRMLDMGFIPQVRTIVSRTPHKDCRQTLLFSATFTPEIIELTSRWAMDPVMIEIAPERVATDTIEQIVYLVTTGDKYKLLYNIIKADGADKVIVFNNRRDQVRKLADSLYRNGVSCGLLSGEVAQNKRVKTLEAFRDGDIQVLVATDVAGRGLHIDDVSHVINYSLPEEAEDYVHRIGRTGRAGAIGTSISFACEEDSFLLPNIEDKLGQKLPCVYPEADLLAEPPAFTRPSHFKDESKPSARGGRSGGGKGGSGKPRPRR
- the gatC gene encoding Asp-tRNA(Asn)/Glu-tRNA(Gln) amidotransferase subunit GatC yields the protein MALDNTDVEKIAHLARLQISESDTLEVAQRISNILNMIDQMQNVDTSQVAPMAHPFDATQRLRPDVVTETNQRDQYQKIAPATQDGLYLVPKVIE
- a CDS encoding PA4642 family protein; protein product: MIEEKKTGKERTQPATRNEEWSDERIQGFLELEPPAGVPADYHILTKAYRGMLPEHFSRFVPFFVAAGHDINVTLSDGTTFLDHVAQHRAATPYMEVLEAAGAKSGKPA
- a CDS encoding rod shape-determining protein encodes the protein MFKKIRGMFSNDLSIDLGTANTLIYVRGEGIVLNEPSVVAIRNHNGQKTVTAVGADAKRMLGRTPGNITAIRPMKDGVIADFQVTEKMLQHFISKVHENSFFPPSPRVLVCVPCKSTQVERRAIRESVISAGAREVRLIEEPMAAAIGAGLPVEKPSGSMVVDIGGGTTEIAIISLNGVVYAESVRVGGDRFDEAIITHVRRNYGSLIGDATAERIKKEIGCAYPSEGVLREIDVRGRNLAEGVPRSFTLNSDEILEALQETLSAIVQAVKSALEQSPPELASDIAESGMVLTGGGALLKDLDKLLSEETGLPVIVADDPLTCVARGGGKAMELMDSNEMDALTLE
- a CDS encoding HesA/MoeB/ThiF family protein; its protein translation is MRDEQLLRYSRQIMLPAFDVEGQTRLLNATVLVVGVGGLGSPVAMYLAAAGVGHLILVDDDVVEISNLQRQVAHRESALGGSKVESARQTLLALNSDVKITTVNERVDRTLLEKLIGRPVDLVVDACDNFSTRFAINAVCVKHKVALVSGAAIRLEGQVAVFDSRQPDSPCYQCLYQDGDDEQMSCARNGVLAPVVGVIGSMQALEAIKVLSGMGKSLCGRLLLFDAMSSTWRELRLPRDPACKVCGAGAS
- the gatB gene encoding Asp-tRNA(Asn)/Glu-tRNA(Gln) amidotransferase subunit GatB — its product is MTWETVIGLEVHVQLATQSKLFSGSSTRFGAAPNTQASLYDLAMPGTLPVMNEEVLRMAVSFGLAVDAEIGQRSVFDRKNYFYPDLPKGYQISQLDLPTVGRGTLKIQLEDGSEKIIAITRAHIEEDAGKSLHEDFQGMSGIDLNRAGTPLLEIVSDPDLRNAKEAVAYLKKLHSIILYLGISDGNMAQGSMRCDANVSIRKKGDTEFGTRTEIKNVNSFRFVEKAINYEVQRQIEILEDGGRIVQETRLYDSDKDETRSMRSKEVANDYRYFPEPDLLPLVIDDAFIEAVRATLPELPGARCQRFVSQYGLSEYDADVLTSSRDMAEYFEAVAGLCGDAKLSANWVTADLLGLLNKQDLSIDQSPISPESLGMLISRIKDNTISGKIAKTVFEALSEGETDVDTIIESRGLKQVTDTGAIEALVDDVIAANPDQVAQYRGGKEAVFGFFVGQAMKLSKGKANPAQLNELLRKKLSA